The following proteins are encoded in a genomic region of Prosthecobacter sp. SYSU 5D2:
- the trpB gene encoding tryptophan synthase subunit beta, with translation MTAAPAASLPVMPDKHGHFGRYGGMFVPETLMSALNELSEEYERAKADPLFQTELNRLLHEYVGRPTPLYFAERWTEKLGGARIYLKREDLLHTGAHKINNALGQALLALRLGKQRIIAETGAGQHGVATATVCARFGLDCTIYMGQVDMERQALNVARMRFLGAKVVAVTAGQATLKEAVNEAMRDWVTNVQTTHYILGSALGSHPFPMMVRDFHRVIGVEARQQILEREQRLPDLLVACVGGGSNSIGLFHPFLNDANVRMIGVEAGGDGIVPERHAARFQGGRLGVLQGTKTWLLANDDGQIELTHSVSAGLDYAAIGPEHAWLHDEGRVEYNYATDAEALEAFQELSRVEGIIPALESSHAIAEVQKVAPKMSKDQVIIVNLSGRGDKDVAQAARMIFKEELKF, from the coding sequence ATGACTGCTGCCCCTGCTGCTTCCCTTCCTGTGATGCCCGATAAACATGGCCACTTTGGCCGCTACGGGGGCATGTTTGTGCCGGAGACGCTGATGTCCGCCCTCAATGAGCTTTCCGAAGAGTATGAGCGCGCCAAGGCGGATCCTCTCTTCCAGACCGAGCTTAACCGCCTCCTGCACGAATACGTCGGCCGGCCTACGCCGCTTTATTTTGCGGAGCGCTGGACAGAAAAGCTGGGCGGTGCCCGCATTTACCTGAAGCGTGAGGACCTGCTTCATACAGGTGCCCATAAAATCAATAATGCCCTCGGCCAGGCCCTGCTTGCCCTGCGTTTGGGTAAACAGCGCATCATCGCTGAAACCGGTGCCGGTCAGCACGGTGTGGCCACGGCTACGGTGTGCGCCCGCTTCGGTCTGGACTGCACCATTTATATGGGTCAGGTGGACATGGAGCGCCAGGCGCTGAACGTCGCCCGCATGCGCTTCCTAGGCGCGAAGGTCGTCGCCGTTACGGCCGGTCAGGCCACTCTCAAAGAGGCCGTCAATGAGGCCATGCGCGACTGGGTCACCAACGTGCAGACCACGCATTACATCCTCGGCAGCGCCCTGGGCTCGCATCCGTTTCCGATGATGGTGCGGGATTTTCACCGTGTCATCGGGGTGGAAGCCCGCCAGCAGATCCTGGAGCGAGAGCAGCGCCTGCCGGATCTCCTCGTCGCCTGCGTCGGTGGTGGCAGCAATTCCATTGGCCTTTTCCATCCTTTCCTCAATGATGCCAATGTCCGCATGATCGGTGTCGAAGCTGGCGGTGATGGCATCGTGCCGGAGCGCCACGCCGCCCGTTTCCAAGGCGGTCGCCTCGGCGTGCTGCAAGGCACCAAAACCTGGTTGCTCGCCAATGACGATGGCCAGATCGAGCTCACCCACAGCGTCAGTGCCGGGCTGGACTATGCTGCCATCGGGCCTGAGCACGCCTGGCTGCATGACGAAGGCCGGGTGGAATATAACTACGCCACGGATGCCGAAGCCCTGGAAGCCTTCCAAGAACTCAGCCGCGTGGAAGGGATCATCCCCGCTCTCGAGAGCAGCCATGCCATTGCCGAAGTCCAAAAGGTCGCCCCAAAGATGAGCAAGGACCAAGTCATCATCGTCAATCTATCCGGTCGCGGTGACAAAGACGTGGCCCAAGCCGCCCGGATGATCTTCAAGGAAGAGCTGAAGTTTTAA
- a CDS encoding TonB-dependent receptor, with product MGVQTLDVITVVGEAEDIPRIAGSAARVTQEAIRTQDYTNPGRVLQQIPGVYIREEDGFGNFPNISIRGADPGRSSKVTIMEDGIPMAPAPYSAPAAYYSPRIGRMSGVEVLKGSSQVRYGPHTTGGVVNYLSTPFVELDGEGTSAEEFYLKSSFGSFNTWKNHSYWGQSLQLDSGLLGYVLEFNHEHSDGFRSIQGDGGNTGYTVWEPMLKVFFEPDTVLRQRFEFRIGYTDFRGLETYVGQSDRDFAKDPYRRYAATRYDVMNSEQFRTSLSHVIELSDSVRIESAAYFNSFSRAWYKLHDVNSGGGNVDPATAIGAGSGADYDLITGRGAGSWRVRNNNREYETLGIQTRVDWDFVTGPLQHSLSLGARLHYDEEVRFQNDDRYTLNAAGQLTGVVRGAPGTQDHRRDSTTALALFLEDEIKFGKLTLKPGVRYEHLWQEFENYNADTSGDGTLSTWAPGIGAIFQVTEDVSLFGSYYRGISTPGASANIRERQKNEYSDSFELGVRYYTPKLQTELIGFYSKHNDLIVPDIVGAAGGTDTSNAGDIEVYGLEAAIRYDPMAESATDWRLPMRAALTLTHAELTSDTPSADVESIFSGGKAGNRVPYIPEYNITFGAGVEYKRLGVYLDATYTPETFGTASNTTSGRAPDGSPDARFGTADAAFLVDLNVKYRVTDKVRLFAGVSNLLGEEYVASRLPYGPRAGAPRMWYGGVELKF from the coding sequence GTGGGGGTTCAAACCCTGGATGTCATCACTGTGGTGGGAGAGGCAGAGGACATTCCGCGTATCGCCGGTTCCGCAGCCCGCGTGACCCAGGAGGCCATCCGCACGCAGGACTATACCAATCCAGGCCGGGTGCTTCAGCAGATCCCCGGCGTGTACATCCGGGAAGAGGACGGATTTGGAAACTTCCCGAACATCTCCATCCGTGGGGCGGATCCGGGCCGCAGTTCGAAGGTGACGATCATGGAAGATGGCATTCCCATGGCACCGGCACCGTATTCGGCACCCGCCGCTTATTATTCCCCCCGCATCGGCCGCATGAGCGGGGTGGAGGTGCTGAAAGGCTCCAGCCAGGTGCGTTATGGTCCGCACACCACCGGCGGCGTGGTGAACTATCTGTCCACGCCTTTTGTGGAACTGGACGGAGAAGGAACCAGCGCGGAAGAATTTTACCTGAAATCCAGCTTCGGCTCCTTCAATACCTGGAAGAACCACTCCTACTGGGGGCAGAGCCTGCAATTGGATTCCGGCCTTCTCGGCTACGTTCTCGAATTCAACCATGAGCACAGTGACGGCTTTCGTAGCATCCAGGGGGATGGCGGGAATACGGGTTATACCGTCTGGGAGCCGATGCTGAAGGTCTTCTTTGAGCCGGATACGGTTCTGCGTCAGCGTTTTGAATTTCGCATTGGCTATACGGACTTCCGTGGGCTTGAAACCTATGTCGGTCAAAGCGACCGGGACTTCGCCAAAGATCCGTATCGCCGCTATGCCGCCACGCGGTATGATGTGATGAACTCCGAGCAGTTCCGCACCTCCCTGTCTCATGTCATCGAGCTGAGCGACTCCGTCCGCATCGAGAGCGCCGCCTACTTCAACAGTTTCAGCCGTGCCTGGTATAAGCTGCATGATGTCAACTCAGGCGGTGGCAATGTGGATCCGGCGACGGCCATTGGTGCCGGTAGCGGAGCCGATTATGACCTCATCACCGGCCGTGGCGCAGGTAGCTGGCGTGTGCGCAATAACAACCGCGAATACGAAACCCTGGGCATCCAGACGCGGGTGGACTGGGATTTTGTCACCGGCCCGCTTCAGCATTCCCTCAGCCTGGGAGCACGTCTTCACTATGATGAAGAAGTGCGCTTCCAGAATGATGACCGTTATACGCTGAATGCGGCTGGCCAGCTCACTGGGGTTGTGCGCGGTGCCCCAGGTACCCAGGATCATCGCCGGGACTCCACCACCGCCCTGGCGCTGTTCCTGGAAGATGAGATTAAATTTGGCAAGCTGACCCTGAAGCCAGGTGTGCGTTATGAGCACCTGTGGCAGGAGTTTGAAAACTACAATGCGGATACGTCTGGCGACGGCACGCTGAGCACCTGGGCTCCCGGCATTGGAGCCATCTTCCAGGTCACTGAAGATGTTTCGTTATTCGGCAGCTATTATCGTGGCATTTCCACTCCCGGTGCTTCTGCTAACATCCGTGAACGGCAGAAGAACGAATACTCGGACAGCTTTGAACTGGGCGTGCGCTACTACACCCCAAAACTGCAGACGGAGCTTATCGGCTTCTATTCCAAGCACAACGACCTCATTGTCCCGGACATCGTGGGTGCGGCGGGTGGAACCGATACGTCCAATGCGGGCGATATCGAAGTCTATGGTCTTGAGGCAGCCATCCGTTATGATCCCATGGCGGAATCCGCCACCGACTGGCGTCTGCCTATGCGCGCAGCTTTAACGCTGACCCATGCTGAGCTGACCTCGGATACCCCATCTGCGGATGTGGAAAGCATCTTCAGCGGCGGCAAAGCAGGCAACCGGGTTCCGTATATCCCGGAGTATAACATCACCTTCGGTGCCGGTGTGGAGTATAAAAGACTGGGTGTTTACCTAGATGCCACCTATACGCCTGAGACCTTTGGCACTGCCAGCAATACCACGAGCGGCCGTGCTCCGGATGGCAGTCCTGATGCCCGGTTTGGTACGGCTGACGCGGCCTTCCTGGTGGACCTGAATGTGAAATACCGTGTCACGGACAAAGTCCGCCTTTTCGCCGGTGTCTCCAATCTTCTGGGTGAAGAATACGTGGCCAGCCGCCTGCCGTATGGTCCCCGAGCCGGCGCACCGCGCATGTGGTATGGCGGAGTGGAACTGAAGTTCTAA